TAATCTAGACCCGTCTCTTCCTTATTCATGATTGTAACTTTAGCGCCGGAGGATTTGGCAATAACTGGAAATTGAGCAGCCGGATACACCATCAGTGAAGAGCCCAAAGCAAGAAAGAGATCACAGTTTTGCGCAGCTTCCTCCGCCTTTCCGATTGCGTCTTCGGGAAGCCTCTCACCAAAAAAGACGATTCTTGGTTTTATTAGACCACCGCAACTGCACCTAGGGATGTCGGTTCTTTGCAGAATCAGTTCAAGCTCTGTTCTGCTAAATTCCTTTTCACATTTCATACAATCAAACAGGGAGGCAGTCCCGTGTAATTCGACCACTTCTTCTGC
The Mesotoga infera genome window above contains:
- a CDS encoding NAD-dependent protein deacylase gives rise to the protein MSSVSQEACLFISLIRESAYTSVLTGAGVSVASGIPDFRSPGGLYSKVSPDIFELRSFMKDPARYYKVARERIHTMADAKPNATHFLLAKLQKMGLIKTIITQNIDGLQQKAGAEEVVELHGTASLFDCMKCEKEFSRTELELILQRTDIPRCSCGGLIKPRIVFFGERLPEDAIGKAEEAAQNCDLFLALGSSLMVYPAAQFPVIAKSSGAKVTIMNKEETGLD